DNA sequence from the Arthrobacter sp. V1I9 genome:
CTCTGAACTTCTTTGCGTCCAGACCCGGCGCGTTCACTCCCAAGGTCTATGAAAAAGCCGTCGGCTTTGCCGCCGCCGCCCATAATGCTCTGCACCTCTCAGTCCGCATTATCACTGCAGTGAACCGCGCGGAAGATCTGGAGGCGGCCATGCACGGCAGGACCGCCATCGACCTGGCGTGCGGGGTCATCATGGCGCAGAACAGGTGCTCACAGGCAGAAGCGATGGCCATCCTCAGCAAAGTCTCCAGTAACCGCAACCAGAAACTGCGTGCCGTGGCCGTTGAACTGGTTGAACGGCTATCCGGCCACAGCATCCAAACCCACTTCGATGCCTAAGGGTCAGCGGTTTCCGGGATCCGCTTTTTCCAGAAAAAATGAGCCGACCATGACACGTCCTTTACTCCGGCACGACGCCGATGGTCGGCGCCGCGTCCTGGTCCCGCCCGGCGCCGGTGGGCACCGGCGGGACCGGTGCTGATCCCTTCGACAGGTGGTGCCACACGGGGTCAGCGCCAGCCGAGCTGCGGCGCCACGTGCTTCAGGATCGACTCGATGACGTGGGCGTTGTAGTCCACACCGAGCTGGTTCGGGATCGTGAGTAGCAGGGTGTTTGCCGCGGCGATCGCCTCGTCCTCGGCCAGCTTCGCGGCCAACCCGTCGGGGGTATCCGCGTAGGACCGGCCAAAGACCGCGCGCGTTTTCTCGTCGATGTTGCCCACCTGGTCGGCGCTGTGGCGGTCGCGGCCGAAGTATTTCCAGTCGCGTTCGTCCGTCAGTGCGAAGATGCTGCGGCTGACCGAGACACGTGGCTCCCGCTCGTGCCCCGCCTCCTTCCAGGCCTGCCGGTAGAGCTCGATCTGCTCGGCCTGCTGGACGTGGAAGGGCTTGCCGCTCTCGTCGTCCTTGAGCGTGGAACTCTGCAGGTTCATCCCGAGCTTCGCCGCCCAGATGGCCGTCGCGTTCGAGCCGGAACCCCACCAGATGCGCTCCCGCAGGCCCTCCGAGTACGGCTCCACGCGCAGCAGCCCCGGAGGGTTCGGGAACATCGGGCGAGGGCTCGGCGCCGCAAAGCCCTCTCCGGTGAGCACCTCGAGCAGACGCTCGGTATGCCTGCGGCCCATGTCGGCATCCGACTCGCCCTCGGCGGGGGCGAAGCCGAAGTAACGCCAGCCGTCGATGACTTGCTCGGGTGAACCCCTGCTGATGCCCAGCTGCAGTCGGCCGCCCGAGATAAGGTCGGCCGCGCCTGCTTCCTCAGCCATGTAAAGAGGGTTCTCGTAGCGCATGTCGATCACGCCGGTACCGATCTCTATGCGACTGGTCCGCGCCCCGATCGCAGCGAGCAGAGGAAACGGGGATGCGTATTGCTGCGCGAAGTGGTGGACGCGGAAGTAGGCGCCGTCAGCCCCCAGATCCTCAGCCGCGACCGCGAGGTCGATCGCCTGCAACAGCGCGTCCGACGCGTTGCGCGTGCCGGACCCGGGGTGATCGGTCCAATGGCCGAAGGACAGAAATCCGATGTTCTTCACACCAGAGGCCAACATGATGGCAGCCGGCCATATTCCCCGGCGGAATCCCGGACTCGCACCCCTTCCCAAACAAGGGACGCCTCCGCCACAGCCGGAGATCCGGCCAGTCCATCGCCTCCCTGACAGGTGAACGGTTTCCGCGTGCGGGTTCGGGCCGGTAGTGCCGGATTTAGTCTTGCCCATCAGCAACCTGGAACGGTTTCTGACCTCCCCGGGCCCGACGGACCAACCCACACGAAGAACTCGGTTGCGCTCCTCTCTGCCGGAGCTCCCGCCCATCTTCAAGAATCAATATCCCACTTCAAGGCGCAATTGCCGAGCAGTAGGCACAGCGTCATGCGGCTGGGAGATCTTGCCGTTTCTGACACAATGACGTGCATGGGAATCCGTGCTTGGCCGTTTCTTTTGAAGTGGACAACGGTGGTGCCGGTACTGGCGATCGTGGCCTTGGTCGTGACCCGGGGCCGGGACCTGGGAATGGTGGCGGTGACAGTAGTTGCTGTACTGCTGGCAGGGGCGGTCCTGGCGGCGGTTCACCATGCCGAGGTAGTGGCCCATCGGGTAGGGGAACCCTTTGGCTCGCTGGTGTTAGCAGTGGCGGTAACGATTATCGAAGTGGCTCTGATTGTCACTCTGATGATCTCCGGCGGTCCTGAGACCGCTTCTCTGGCCCGCGATACAGTCTTCGCCGCCGTTATGATCACAACCAACGGTATTGTCGGGCTCTCCTTGTTGCTCGGCGCAATCCGGTACCGGTTGGCTGAATTCAATGCCGAGGGCACCGGCGCGGCCCTGGCTACGGTCGCCACCCTGGCCACCCTGTGTCTGGTTCTGCCCACGTTCACAACCAGCACGCCCGGCCCGCAGTTTTCCACCACCCAGCTCGCCTTTGCCGCCGTGGCGTCTCTGGTGCTCTACGGCATGTTTGTCTCCACTCAGACCGTGCGCCACCGCGACTTCTTCCTACCTGTGGCCGCCACTGATACCGGGAAGACTGAGGGCGAACACGCACCTCCTCCCACCACTCAACAGACGGCCCTGAGCATCGGGCTACTGCTGGTGTCCCTTGTAGCCGTGGTCGGGTTGGCGAAAGTCGAATCTCCGGCCATCGAGGCCGGGGTTGCGGCCCTCGGCTTTCCTCATTCCTTTGTGGGCGTGGTAATCGCGCTACTCGTCCTTGCCCCAGAAACCTTGGCCGCAGCGAACGCAGCCCGTCGCAACCGCATCCAAATCAGCCTCAACCTCGCCCTGGGTTCTGCCATGGCAAGCATCGGGCTTACTATCCCGGCCATAGCTATCGCCTCGATTTGGCTGGAAGGCCCCCTGCTGTTGGGCCTGGGTGCCACCCAAATCGTACTGCTGGCCCTCACCATCCTCGTAAGCGTGCTCACCGTGGTCCCCGGCAGGGCAACTCGTCTTCAAGGTGGTGTCCACCTCATCCTGCTGGCGGCCTTCCTCTTCCTCGCCGTCAGCCCCTGAGATCCATCCGCCACGGAGTTGTGCCCTTGTCCCATAACTCCGCCGGAGTTGAAGCCCCTGGGCTTTTCCATGATTCGTTTGGCCACAGAAGTCGGCTCATTCGGAAATCGGGAATTTCGCTTTAACGTCAGGTTGGGGTGTGCCACAACTGCACGACTCAGAAGCGCGGTGGGGTTGCGTAGTCCGCTCCGTCCGCACTGCTAATGACGCACCAGCGGTGTCAGTTCAGGCATCTGCTCCTGGGGTCGGAAGTCATCTGCACTTCTTGGCGTTTCCTTCAGCGTGGGCCTCGTTCGAGGTCCGCCAGCTCGGATTCCAGTTGCTGCGTCAGGGTCCGCAGGCGTCGGACGTGTTCCTGGGAGATAGGCGTCGGCTGCGACGTCACTTGTGCGTCGACGTCAAAGACGGTGTTGGGGCTGTGCCAGACGTTGAACCATTCGAGGCCGTGGCCCAGGGCGTCGCGTGTAACGCCTTGGAGCAGGAGCAGGGGTTCGCGGGTACTGGTATGGAGTTTGAGCGCCAGGTCAGCATCTGCGGCCACGGCCTGGACCTGTCTGGGTCCGCCTGCCGGATGGTAGCCGTGCTCCCGCATGAGGTTGAGCAGTGATGCGTTTTCCAGCAGTTCCTTGGTGAAGTGGGGAAAGAGATCCCGGGGAACCCAGGTTCTCATGAACGCTACCGGGACTTCTTCGAGGTAGCGGATCCGTTCAATTTTCCATGTGTTGGTGGTGTTCAGTGCCTCTGCCGCTGATTCGGGCGGGGCGGCATGTTCGACGGCGACGACGTGGGTGCGCAGGCGCTGGCCGTGCGCGGCGGCCTGTTCATCCAGCCCACCGGCACGCTGGAGATGCCGGCGGAGGACCGGTGCGGCGGCCACGACGCTGCCGCGGCCGCGCTGGCGACGGATCAGCCCGAGGTCGGACAGTCCGGACAAGGCCTGACGTACCACGCTGCGGGAAACACCGAACTGTTTCTGGAGTTCCTCTTCGGTGGGAAGGGGAGAACCGGGGAGCAGCGGCCGTTCCAGTATCTGCCGGTGCAGGATGTCCCGGATCTGCGCATGAAGGGGCGGCCCCTCCTCCCGATTCAGGCCGTTAGCCCGCTCCCGGGACTCTGCCCCGGCTGGTTGCACACTCACACTGACTCCTTTGCCGCTCGAGCACATCATAGCCCGCACGCGTGGCATCTCCTGCTTGACGGGTGATCAAAACCACAGGTAATGTACGTACTAATTGTACGGACTTGATCCGGCGACTGGAACATACAATGACGTAGAAAGGTCGAGTAATGACTCAGCTGCACTTGAGGGGCGGGCGCTCACGCCTACCAATGTTTGCCTTCCTCCAAAAGGTCCCCGCTGGCATGATGCTGATCCCGCTGATGCTGGGGGTGCTGATGAACACCTTCGCGCCCGAAGCCCTGAAAATCGGCGGCTTCACCACCGCGCTGTTCAAGGAGGGGGCCCTGACACTGATCGCGGTGCTGATCCTCGCCACCGGCGCCCAGATCACCGGAAGCCACAGCGGCAAGGCTGCCGCCTCCACCACCACCGTTGTGCTGGTCTGCAAGACCCTGATCCCGGCCACGATTGCGGTGATCCTGGGCCTGATGGTCGGCATCGACGGCATCGCCGGGGTATCGATCCTGGCGATGCTGGCAATCTTCGGAAACAGCAACGGCGCCCTCTGGCTGGCGTTCGCCGGCCAGTACGGCGACGAGCGGGACACCGGCGCCTACGTCGCCAGCGCCTTTGATGACGGACCATTTCTGGCACTGATCTTCCTCGGCGCATCCGGGCTGGGCGACATCCCGGTGCTGGCCTTCGCCGCGGCATTGATTCCGTTCATCATCGGCCTCATCATCGGCGCAGTCGACCGGGAGTGGACGAAGGCCCTGGACCACGTGCCGAACATCGTGATCCCGTTCATGTCCTTCGCCGTTGGCACCGGCATCAACCTGAAGACCGTGCTCACCGGCGGCTTCGCCGGGATCTTCCTCGGCCTGATAGTCGTCATCTTCACCGGAGGCCTGACCTACCTGGGATACCGGTTCGTCCTCAAGCGAGGCTTCAAGAGCGGCATCGGGTTCGCCGCCGGCACCACGGCCGGCAACGCCGTCGCCGTACCCGCGGTAGTAGCCGTAGCCGACCCAAGATTCGAACCCTTCGTCGCCTCCGCCTCAGCCCAGGCCGCCACAGCCGTCCTCGTGACAGCACTACTCGCCCCAATCGTCGCCTCCTGGGCCCTGAAACGGGCAGGAGGCCTCCAGCCGGCCGACCCGGTCCCCACCGCAGTCTGAATAAAACCACCCCTACATCCCATTTATGGACGGAGAAACCATGCGCGACCCGCGCTCGGTGCGTTGCACCTACTACCTGGAGTCCGAAATTGACCCTGCGAAGGCCGCAGCCATCATGGCGGGCGAGCAGTCAAGCGGCACCTTCCTGCCGGTACCCGGCGAGTCTGCACGTATCCGGGAGCGGCACGCCGCCCGCGTCTCGGACGTTCAGGAGCTTGGCTTTTGCCGGCCCTCCCTGCCGTCACGGACAACCCCCGAGAAGGTCCGGGCCGCCCTTGTCACCGTCGATTTCCCCATGGAGAACGTCGGCACGGACCTGGCCACCCTGCAGACCGCCATCGCCGGCAACCTCTTCGAACTGGGCGACCTTTACGCCTGCCGCCTGCAGGACATAGCCCTGCCCGAGGACTTCGTCGCCGCCCACGCTGGCCCGGCATTCGGCATCGAGGGGACGCGCAAGCTCATCAGCGACGTTCAGGGCGTCATGGTGGGCACCATCGTCAAACCCAACGTCGGACTCTCGGAAGAGGAGTTCCGGCTGGTGGTCCGGGACCTGGCGTTGGCCTCCATCGACCTGATCAAGGACGACGAACTGATGACCGACCCCGCCTACCTGCCGTTGGAGCGGCGGGTCGTGGTCGCCACTGAGGAAATCCGCGCCGCCGAGCAGGTTAGCGGCCACTCCACCATGTACGCCTTCAACATCACCGGTGACCTCGCCGGACTGCAGAAGCGCCACGACCTGGTCGTTGAAGCAGGCGGCACTTGCGTGATGCTGAACATCCCCGTGATGGGACTGCCCGCCCTGGCCATGCTGCGCAGCTTCGCCGAGGTACCGATCCACGGCCACCGGGCAGGCCTTGCGGCCTCGATGCGGTCCAAGGCCCTTGGCATGGACTACCGGGTCTGGCAGCAGATGGCCCGCCTCGCCGGCGCCGACCACCTGCACGCCAGCGGGCTCGGCAGCAAGTTCTACGAACTGGACGAAGAGGTCGCCGCAAACATCCGCAGCCTCCTCGAACCCCTCGGACAGACCATCGCGCCGCTGCCTGTCCTGTCCTCCGGGCAGAACGTCACCACCCCCGGACCCACCTTCGACGCCGTAGGATCCACGGACCTGATGATGCTCGCCGGCGGCGGCGTCGCAGCCCACCCGGACGGTCCCGGCGCCGGGGTGCGAAGCCTGCGCCAAGCCTGGGAAGCAGCCGTGTCCGGGGTACCCCTCCAGGCGGCAGCGAAAAAGCAGTCCGAAACCGGTGACGATGCACTCCTGCACGCCGTCCAAACCTTCGGAAAAGGTGCCTGACATGCCCGCTTTTGGATTCGTCGCAGACGACCTCACCGGAGCCGCCGACGTCCTGGCCCAGTCCCACCGCTACGGACTCGAAGCTGTCCTGGTCATTGGCGACGCGCCCCTGCCCGCCGATGCTGACGTCGTCGGAATCGCCGGACCCTCCAGGTCCCTGGCAGGGACGGCATTCGACACCCTGGTACGCAGGGATCTGGCCGGCATCGCACCGCTGAACCTGGAAGTGCTGCTCTACAAGGTCTGCTCCACCTTCGACAGTTCGACCACGGTCGGAAGTATCGGCCGCGGAATCCAGCTTCTCCATGAGCAATTCCCCCTGCACGGCCCCATCCCGGTCGTTCCGGCCCAACCGGCCTTTGGCCGCTACACCGCTTTCAGTAACCACTATGCGGCACATGCCGGCCAGGTCTACCGGCTGGACCGCCACCCGGTCATGTCCGGGCATCCGTCCACCCCCATGGCCGAGGCCGACCTGCGCCAGGTCCTCGCTGAACAGCTCGGCACCGGGGACGTTCCCGGTGCCATCCACCTGCCCGCCTATGAGGACGGCACCTTCAAGGACGCCTGGGCCGACCGGCGGCGGGAGCCCGGAGCGCAGGCCTTTGTTGTGGACGCCGTGGACGAACGCCACATGGACGCCGTCGCCGAAGCACTGACGCGCGAGGAACACGGGCACGGTCCTTCCGTGGTGGTCGGCTCCGGCGGAATCATGGCAGCGCTGGCGCGGTCCATCTCGGACCAGACTCCGCGCGGGCCTGGACCGCAGCAGCCATCAGGACCCGTGCTGGCCATCAGCGCCTCTGCCTCCAGCACCACAGCCGAACAGATCAACGACGCCGTTTCCCAGGGTTGGGAGGACGTGCCCGTATCGGCCGAGCTGCTGCACGGACACGACGCCGCGGCCGTAGCCGCCCTGGACCGCCGCGTTTCAGCAGCCCTTCAGAAGGGCCGGAACGTCATCGTCCACACCACCCGAGGACCGGGGGATCCCCGTTACGGGGCCGCCAAACCGGCTGATGCCGGCTACGTCGGAGCACTGATCGGAGGGATTGCCGCCCGCATGGCCACAGCCGGCCTCACCCGGGACATCGCCGTGTGCGGCGGAGATACCTCCAGCCACGCACTCATCGCTATGGGCGTCCGCGAACTGCGCGTCTCCGACCAGTTCGTCACCGCAGGCCCGGTCCTGCAGGCTGACGGCGGCTCCGCCGTCGCCGGCTGCCGCTTGCTGCTCAAGGGCGGACAGGTCGGTCCCATCAACATCCTGCGCCGCTTCGCCGGCCAACTTCCCGACTGATACCCATCCAAGCATTCCCCACGCATCACCAGAACCAATGAAAGGCGGCCCCCATGCGGGCAGTAGTCAAAACCGCGGCCGAACGAGGCGTTGAATACGTCACCGACGCCGGAGACCCCAAAGCATCAGAAGGCACAGTCGTCATCGAGGTAGGCGCCGCCTCCCTCTGCGGCACAGACCGGGAACTGTATGAATGGACCCCCTCCGCGCAGGCCTTCAACCTCAACCTCCCTGTCATCCTGGGCCATGAAGGCGCAGGCACCGTAGTCGAGGTCGGGCCCGGCGTCAGCGGACTGAAGGTGGGTGACCAGGTAGCACTTGAAAGCCACTTGACCTGCGGGCAGTGTTTCCCCTGCCGCACAGGAGATGCCCACACCTGCGAAAACACAGGCATCCTGGGCATGCATATCGACGGCGTCTTCGCCCAATACGCCGCCGTGCCGCAGGACATCTGCGTCAAGCTCCCCACCGGACTGTCCCTTGAGTCCGGCGCCCTGCTCGAAGCGGCCGGCGTCGCAGTCCACGCCATCCAGCGCGCCAACTACTCCGTAGCAGGACGGGCCGTTCTCGTCAGCGGCGCAGGCCCCGTCGGTTTGGTGGTCGTGAACCTGGCACTGCTCATGGGCGCCTCCCACGTCATCGCCGTCGACCCCAACCCCTACCGGCGCGCCCAAGCCGAAAAACTCGGCGCCATCGCACTGCACCCCAACGACGGCATCGTCGAACGCTGCCGTGAACTGACAGGCCGCCGCGGCGGCTTCGACGTCGCCTTCGAATGCTCCGGAGCCCCCGGCACCTTGGCAACACTCTTCGAAGCCGTCCGCCGTGAAGCCACCGTCGTCACCGTCGGCCACCCGAGCCGACCCGCAGAAGTCGACATCGCAGCCCACATCAACAAAAAAGGCATCACCCTGCGCGGAATCTTCGGGCGCCGCCTTTGGGAAACCTGGGAACAAAGCCTCCTGCTCCTGGACTCCGGCAAGCTCGAGCTCGACTGGCTCATCACCCACCGCAAGAAACTCAGCCAATTCGATGAAGCCGTCGAACTCCTCACCGGAGACGCCTGCAAAGTCCTGCTCATCCCGGGCCTCGGCTGACCATAGCCCAAACCGCTGAACCGTCCAGCGTCGCATCAAAGAGACCAAGCGGGGTGTGCATATGCGATGCACCCCCGCTTCCTCTTCACAAATGAGCGCCAAACGAGCGGAGAGCTCCACAGGTCAACGGGGCGTTCCCACACCAAGCGATGCTCCGTATGAAGCTGCTGGCCGCTCTACCGTCCATCCAGGGGCCGGTCACGACAGCTCAGAAGTGTAGCGGGCGTACAGGTCCGGCAGGCAGCCCACCGGCCAGGGCGGGAGCAGCATCATAGTGCCCCGATTCCCCAAAGTGAAAACCGGCATGGGACAATGGCAAGGATGACTTCCCCCACTCCTTCCTCTGAAACCGCCCGCGCCCGCCAACAGGGCGGCGCGCCGGCCGACAGCACCCGCCCGCAGGTCCTCCCCACCGCCGAGGGCTGGGAGCAGGCGCGCACTGTCGAGGGCCGTCCGCTGCTCCAGTTCGCGTCCCCGCGGGTGAAACAGCCGCCAACGCACCTGGCCGACCTGACCCTGGCCGAGCGTGCCGAGAAGCTGAAGGAGCTTGGCGTCCCTGCCTTCCGGGCCAAGCAGCTCTCCACGCACTACTTCCAGCACTGGACCACGGACCCGGAAGCCATGAGCGATCTGCCCAAGGTTGGCCGCGAAGAGCTCGTCTCCCAGATGTTCCCGCCGCTGCTCACCGAGGTCCGCCGCCTCCGCACGGACAAAGGGGACACCATCAAGTTCCTCTGGCGGCTCTTCGACGGTGCGCTGGTGGAGTCCGTGCTGATGCGCTACCCCGGCCGCATCACCCTCTGCGTTTCCTCGCAGGCCGGCTGCGGAATGAACTGCCCCTTCTGTGCCACCGGCCAGGCCGGGCTGACCCGCAACATGTCCACCGCGGAGATCGTTGACCAGGTGGTTGCTGCGAACCGCGCCATCGCGGCAGGCGAGCTGGGCGAAAACGAGCACGACGGCGAGCGGGTCACCAACATCGTCTTTATGGGGATGGGCGAGCCGCTAGCCAACTACAAGCGAGTGATGGGCGCTCTCCACCGCTTTGTGGACCCCTCGCCGGAGGGCCTGGGCATGTCGGCCCGGAACATCACGGTCTCCACGGTGGGCCTGGTCCCTGCCATCCGCAAGCTTGCGGAGGAGGACCTGCCGGTCACCTTTGCGCTGTCCCTGCACGCTCCCGACGACGAGCTCCGCGACGAGCTGATCCCGGTCAACAACCGGTGGAAGGTGGACGAGGCGCTC
Encoded proteins:
- a CDS encoding LLM class flavin-dependent oxidoreductase, whose translation is MKNIGFLSFGHWTDHPGSGTRNASDALLQAIDLAVAAEDLGADGAYFRVHHFAQQYASPFPLLAAIGARTSRIEIGTGVIDMRYENPLYMAEEAGAADLISGGRLQLGISRGSPEQVIDGWRYFGFAPAEGESDADMGRRHTERLLEVLTGEGFAAPSPRPMFPNPPGLLRVEPYSEGLRERIWWGSGSNATAIWAAKLGMNLQSSTLKDDESGKPFHVQQAEQIELYRQAWKEAGHEREPRVSVSRSIFALTDERDWKYFGRDRHSADQVGNIDEKTRAVFGRSYADTPDGLAAKLAEDEAIAAANTLLLTIPNQLGVDYNAHVIESILKHVAPQLGWR
- a CDS encoding calcium:proton antiporter is translated as MGIRAWPFLLKWTTVVPVLAIVALVVTRGRDLGMVAVTVVAVLLAGAVLAAVHHAEVVAHRVGEPFGSLVLAVAVTIIEVALIVTLMISGGPETASLARDTVFAAVMITTNGIVGLSLLLGAIRYRLAEFNAEGTGAALATVATLATLCLVLPTFTTSTPGPQFSTTQLAFAAVASLVLYGMFVSTQTVRHRDFFLPVAATDTGKTEGEHAPPPTTQQTALSIGLLLVSLVAVVGLAKVESPAIEAGVAALGFPHSFVGVVIALLVLAPETLAAANAARRNRIQISLNLALGSAMASIGLTIPAIAIASIWLEGPLLLGLGATQIVLLALTILVSVLTVVPGRATRLQGGVHLILLAAFLFLAVSP
- a CDS encoding GntR family transcriptional regulator, which codes for MSVQPAGAESRERANGLNREEGPPLHAQIRDILHRQILERPLLPGSPLPTEEELQKQFGVSRSVVRQALSGLSDLGLIRRQRGRGSVVAAAPVLRRHLQRAGGLDEQAAAHGQRLRTHVVAVEHAAPPESAAEALNTTNTWKIERIRYLEEVPVAFMRTWVPRDLFPHFTKELLENASLLNLMREHGYHPAGGPRQVQAVAADADLALKLHTSTREPLLLLQGVTRDALGHGLEWFNVWHSPNTVFDVDAQVTSQPTPISQEHVRRLRTLTQQLESELADLERGPR
- a CDS encoding 2-keto-3-deoxygluconate permease, whose product is MTQLHLRGGRSRLPMFAFLQKVPAGMMLIPLMLGVLMNTFAPEALKIGGFTTALFKEGALTLIAVLILATGAQITGSHSGKAAASTTTVVLVCKTLIPATIAVILGLMVGIDGIAGVSILAMLAIFGNSNGALWLAFAGQYGDERDTGAYVASAFDDGPFLALIFLGASGLGDIPVLAFAAALIPFIIGLIIGAVDREWTKALDHVPNIVIPFMSFAVGTGINLKTVLTGGFAGIFLGLIVVIFTGGLTYLGYRFVLKRGFKSGIGFAAGTTAGNAVAVPAVVAVADPRFEPFVASASAQAATAVLVTALLAPIVASWALKRAGGLQPADPVPTAV
- a CDS encoding RuBisCO large subunit C-terminal-like domain-containing protein is translated as MRDPRSVRCTYYLESEIDPAKAAAIMAGEQSSGTFLPVPGESARIRERHAARVSDVQELGFCRPSLPSRTTPEKVRAALVTVDFPMENVGTDLATLQTAIAGNLFELGDLYACRLQDIALPEDFVAAHAGPAFGIEGTRKLISDVQGVMVGTIVKPNVGLSEEEFRLVVRDLALASIDLIKDDELMTDPAYLPLERRVVVATEEIRAAEQVSGHSTMYAFNITGDLAGLQKRHDLVVEAGGTCVMLNIPVMGLPALAMLRSFAEVPIHGHRAGLAASMRSKALGMDYRVWQQMARLAGADHLHASGLGSKFYELDEEVAANIRSLLEPLGQTIAPLPVLSSGQNVTTPGPTFDAVGSTDLMMLAGGGVAAHPDGPGAGVRSLRQAWEAAVSGVPLQAAAKKQSETGDDALLHAVQTFGKGA
- a CDS encoding four-carbon acid sugar kinase family protein yields the protein MPAFGFVADDLTGAADVLAQSHRYGLEAVLVIGDAPLPADADVVGIAGPSRSLAGTAFDTLVRRDLAGIAPLNLEVLLYKVCSTFDSSTTVGSIGRGIQLLHEQFPLHGPIPVVPAQPAFGRYTAFSNHYAAHAGQVYRLDRHPVMSGHPSTPMAEADLRQVLAEQLGTGDVPGAIHLPAYEDGTFKDAWADRRREPGAQAFVVDAVDERHMDAVAEALTREEHGHGPSVVVGSGGIMAALARSISDQTPRGPGPQQPSGPVLAISASASSTTAEQINDAVSQGWEDVPVSAELLHGHDAAAVAALDRRVSAALQKGRNVIVHTTRGPGDPRYGAAKPADAGYVGALIGGIAARMATAGLTRDIAVCGGDTSSHALIAMGVRELRVSDQFVTAGPVLQADGGSAVAGCRLLLKGGQVGPINILRRFAGQLPD
- a CDS encoding alcohol dehydrogenase catalytic domain-containing protein, with the protein product MRAVVKTAAERGVEYVTDAGDPKASEGTVVIEVGAASLCGTDRELYEWTPSAQAFNLNLPVILGHEGAGTVVEVGPGVSGLKVGDQVALESHLTCGQCFPCRTGDAHTCENTGILGMHIDGVFAQYAAVPQDICVKLPTGLSLESGALLEAAGVAVHAIQRANYSVAGRAVLVSGAGPVGLVVVNLALLMGASHVIAVDPNPYRRAQAEKLGAIALHPNDGIVERCRELTGRRGGFDVAFECSGAPGTLATLFEAVRREATVVTVGHPSRPAEVDIAAHINKKGITLRGIFGRRLWETWEQSLLLLDSGKLELDWLITHRKKLSQFDEAVELLTGDACKVLLIPGLG
- the rlmN gene encoding 23S rRNA (adenine(2503)-C(2))-methyltransferase RlmN — its product is MTSPTPSSETARARQQGGAPADSTRPQVLPTAEGWEQARTVEGRPLLQFASPRVKQPPTHLADLTLAERAEKLKELGVPAFRAKQLSTHYFQHWTTDPEAMSDLPKVGREELVSQMFPPLLTEVRRLRTDKGDTIKFLWRLFDGALVESVLMRYPGRITLCVSSQAGCGMNCPFCATGQAGLTRNMSTAEIVDQVVAANRAIAAGELGENEHDGERVTNIVFMGMGEPLANYKRVMGALHRFVDPSPEGLGMSARNITVSTVGLVPAIRKLAEEDLPVTFALSLHAPDDELRDELIPVNNRWKVDEALDAAYNYYRKTGRRVSIEYALIKDMNDHPWRADLLAKKLNQRGRGWVHVNPIPLNPTPGSIWTASEKPVAQEFIERLRAAGVPCTLRDTRGKEIDGACGQLAAAD